The Natronoarchaeum philippinense genome has a window encoding:
- a CDS encoding glycoside hydrolase family 3 N-terminal domain-containing protein: MMQACASDEERAEIDRKVESLLEEMTLDEKVGQLNQYNGSEQTGPAVEDVDVEAEIRDGRVGSILNASGLESHVEYQQLAVEESRLGIPLLFGYDVVHGYETLFPIPLGEAASWNPGAAKEAASIAAAEAAADGYHWSFGPPVDVTRDARWGRAMETSGEDPHLGSELAAARVEGFQGDDLAATDTVLACAKHYAAYGEVKAGREYNTVDISESTLRDIHLPPFEAAVDAGVGTVMNAFTDYDGVPAGASEHLVRDVLKGEMGFDGFVVSDWNSFRELIYHGVAADEREAAERAMMGGSDMDMVGHIYNHELADLVDDGVVPEAYLDEAVRRVLRTKYLLGLFEDPYKYFDEDRREETIRADAHHETARDVARESIVLMDNDDAVLPLDSPDEIAVVGGLADSADDVLGDWRARGHPDYAVSVLDGITEAAGDGIDVTYAKGCERTGESSEQLRQDAVDAVADADVAVVAVGETWELSGECSSRTDIGLPGEQRKLLEALVETDTPVTAVLMNGRPLAVPWLAENVPAILETWFLGSQAGNAIADVLFGEYNPSGKLPITFPRSLGQVPIHYNHPPTGRPKEQAEPGWGTSYLDEANDPLYAFGHGLSYTSFAYTDLELSADAVDMDERLQVQVTVENGGSVAGEEVVQLYVHDLVGSRTRPVKELKGFEKIELEPGERRTVEFELESDDLAFWTLDEEFAAEPGEFRVMAGSASDDIRCADSFELVE; encoded by the coding sequence ATGATGCAAGCGTGCGCCTCCGATGAGGAGCGTGCAGAAATCGACAGGAAAGTGGAATCGCTCTTAGAGGAGATGACGCTGGACGAGAAGGTCGGCCAACTCAACCAGTACAACGGGTCCGAACAGACCGGCCCGGCCGTCGAGGATGTCGACGTCGAAGCCGAAATCCGGGACGGGCGCGTCGGGTCGATCCTGAACGCCTCGGGGTTAGAGAGCCACGTCGAGTACCAGCAACTGGCGGTCGAGGAATCGCGGCTCGGCATCCCGCTGCTGTTCGGCTACGACGTCGTCCACGGCTACGAGACGCTGTTTCCGATCCCACTCGGCGAAGCGGCCAGTTGGAACCCCGGTGCCGCCAAAGAGGCGGCCTCGATCGCCGCCGCCGAGGCCGCCGCCGACGGCTATCACTGGTCCTTTGGACCACCGGTCGACGTGACTCGCGACGCTCGCTGGGGGCGTGCAATGGAGACCAGCGGCGAAGATCCGCATCTCGGAAGCGAACTCGCGGCCGCTCGGGTCGAGGGCTTTCAGGGCGACGACCTCGCAGCGACCGACACCGTCCTCGCGTGCGCGAAGCACTATGCTGCCTACGGGGAAGTCAAAGCCGGCCGCGAGTACAACACCGTCGATATCTCCGAGTCGACGCTACGGGACATCCACCTCCCGCCGTTCGAGGCCGCCGTCGACGCCGGCGTCGGCACCGTGATGAACGCCTTCACTGACTACGACGGCGTGCCCGCGGGCGCGAGCGAACATCTCGTCCGCGACGTTCTCAAGGGGGAGATGGGGTTCGACGGCTTCGTCGTCTCGGACTGGAACTCCTTCCGCGAACTCATCTACCACGGCGTCGCCGCCGACGAGCGCGAGGCGGCCGAGCGCGCCATGATGGGTGGGTCGGACATGGACATGGTCGGCCACATCTACAACCACGAACTCGCCGATCTCGTCGACGACGGCGTCGTTCCGGAGGCGTATCTCGACGAGGCCGTCCGGCGCGTTCTCAGGACGAAGTACCTTCTGGGCCTGTTCGAGGACCCCTACAAGTACTTCGACGAGGACCGACGCGAGGAGACGATCCGCGCCGACGCCCATCACGAGACCGCCCGCGACGTAGCACGTGAGTCGATCGTCCTGATGGACAACGACGATGCGGTGCTCCCGCTCGACTCGCCCGACGAGATTGCGGTCGTGGGCGGCCTCGCCGACAGCGCCGACGACGTGCTCGGTGATTGGCGAGCGAGAGGCCATCCGGACTACGCCGTGAGCGTGCTCGACGGAATCACCGAAGCAGCCGGCGACGGCATCGACGTGACATACGCGAAAGGCTGTGAGCGAACCGGCGAATCCTCCGAACAGCTCCGTCAGGACGCCGTCGACGCCGTCGCGGACGCCGATGTCGCGGTCGTCGCGGTCGGCGAAACGTGGGAGCTCTCGGGTGAGTGCTCCAGCCGGACCGACATCGGGCTTCCGGGCGAGCAGCGCAAACTTCTGGAAGCGCTCGTCGAGACTGACACGCCGGTCACCGCCGTGCTGATGAACGGCCGGCCGCTCGCTGTCCCGTGGCTGGCCGAGAACGTCCCCGCGATTCTCGAAACGTGGTTCCTCGGATCGCAGGCCGGCAACGCTATCGCCGACGTGCTCTTCGGCGAGTACAACCCCTCGGGGAAGCTTCCGATCACGTTCCCCCGATCGCTCGGACAGGTCCCGATCCACTACAACCACCCGCCGACGGGGCGGCCGAAAGAACAGGCCGAACCGGGCTGGGGAACGTCCTACCTCGACGAAGCCAACGACCCGCTGTACGCGTTCGGCCACGGGCTCAGCTACACTTCGTTCGCGTACACCGATCTCGAACTGAGCGCCGACGCCGTCGACATGGACGAACGGCTGCAGGTGCAGGTCACCGTCGAGAACGGCGGCTCGGTCGCCGGCGAGGAGGTCGTACAACTGTACGTCCACGACCTCGTCGGGAGCCGGACCCGCCCCGTCAAGGAGCTGAAAGGGTTCGAGAAGATCGAACTGGAACCGGGCGAGCGCCGCACCGTCGAGTTCGAGTTGGAGAGCGACGACCTCGCCTTCTGGACGCTCGACGAGGAGTTCGCCGCCGAACCCGGCGAGTTCCGCGTCATGGCCGGGAGCGCGTCCGACGACATCCGGTGTGCGGACAGCTTCGAACTGGTCGAGTAA
- a CDS encoding glucoamylase family protein: protein MGGSDDSSIISRRAVLSALGVGGGLTTGFALTRQSREANDLPDSNDAAAQLDSRLDRIGQDTWAFFDEFSHDDTGFAPDRVDATAAGYTRRSVTSPANVGLQLLATVAASELEVISKSSARERAHEIIVMLRELDRWNGLFYRWYDIGNGAVAEDHGGWWEISTIDNGWLVAGLVAAGGAFPELRPMADEILAGQSFDRFYDPDVSNPFEGGEPFGQLYGGFDARSGDDLGFHYGVFNAETRIASYVGIGNGDVPRSHWWDTFRTFPPEWDQQGDPEGEFRAYDDNRVWEGHYEHEGIRYVPSWGGSMFESLMPSLVLPERSRGQHALGANNRRQVQLQINHAEEQGYDAWGFSPCGLPDGYAEFGVARAGIEGYERDDVATPHATLLGLEYASESEIAGALDAYVDRGLDTEYGFYDSMSLVSDWTTNAYLALDQGISLVAIANYLRDGAVRDAFVNHPVGSGPTGLLEAERFTI, encoded by the coding sequence ATGGGAGGTTCTGACGACAGCAGCATCATCAGTCGACGGGCGGTTCTCAGCGCTCTCGGAGTCGGTGGCGGACTGACGACGGGCTTCGCACTAACGCGCCAGTCCAGAGAGGCGAACGACTTACCGGACAGTAACGACGCCGCGGCGCAGTTGGATTCGCGGCTCGACCGGATCGGACAAGACACGTGGGCGTTTTTCGACGAGTTCTCGCACGACGATACCGGGTTCGCTCCGGACCGCGTCGATGCCACTGCGGCGGGGTACACACGACGGTCGGTGACATCACCGGCGAACGTCGGCCTCCAGTTGCTGGCGACGGTAGCCGCGTCGGAACTCGAAGTCATCTCCAAGTCAAGTGCGCGCGAGCGCGCGCACGAGATTATTGTAATGCTACGAGAACTCGACCGGTGGAACGGGCTGTTCTATCGGTGGTACGACATCGGCAACGGTGCAGTCGCCGAAGACCACGGCGGTTGGTGGGAGATTTCGACGATCGACAACGGCTGGCTCGTGGCCGGCCTCGTCGCGGCGGGTGGGGCGTTCCCCGAACTTCGACCCATGGCCGACGAAATTCTCGCCGGCCAGTCGTTCGACCGGTTCTACGACCCCGACGTGTCGAACCCCTTCGAGGGCGGGGAGCCGTTCGGCCAGTTGTACGGCGGCTTCGACGCCAGATCGGGCGATGATCTCGGCTTCCATTACGGCGTGTTCAACGCCGAGACGCGGATCGCGAGCTACGTGGGGATCGGGAACGGCGACGTGCCGCGGTCACACTGGTGGGACACGTTCCGGACGTTCCCGCCCGAGTGGGATCAGCAGGGCGATCCCGAGGGAGAGTTCCGAGCCTACGACGACAACCGCGTCTGGGAAGGCCACTACGAACACGAGGGGATCAGGTACGTACCCTCGTGGGGCGGGAGCATGTTCGAGTCGCTGATGCCGTCGCTGGTCCTGCCGGAACGATCGCGCGGCCAGCATGCGCTAGGGGCGAACAATCGCAGGCAGGTGCAGTTACAGATCAACCACGCCGAGGAGCAAGGCTACGACGCGTGGGGGTTCTCGCCGTGTGGACTACCGGACGGATACGCCGAGTTCGGCGTTGCACGCGCCGGGATCGAGGGGTACGAGCGCGACGACGTTGCGACGCCGCACGCGACGCTTCTGGGACTCGAATACGCGAGCGAGAGCGAGATCGCAGGGGCGCTCGATGCTTACGTCGACCGGGGCCTCGATACCGAGTACGGGTTCTACGACTCGATGAGCCTCGTCAGCGACTGGACGACGAACGCGTATCTGGCGCTCGATCAGGGCATCTCGCTCGTTGCGATCGCAAACTACCTGCGCGACGGCGCCGTCCGGGACGCGTTCGTGAACCACCCGGTCGGATCGGGACCGACGGGGCTGCTCGAAGCGGAACGGTTCACGATCTGA
- a CDS encoding ABC transporter substrate-binding protein, with translation MGLGNDGNGGGTHSSYMSPEERENLDFVEQEYRIAHSNDIDPSELSLNMSKWQVYPWGIRALLEGADYYETLYEDGYNGVIIDNVEVSPGSVTVTVHEDAAWSNGDQITGKHVRNHVLRSIFMRVSSPRNEVQSPSEVGAPMLLVRSPTDDGGDWRQDAIEVDGKSVTFKTKEGWYGEQCPWTEDTLKREFYGAVPEMPVYNQIFEDFMSLEDPFGENFSEVESLRSQYRNMDVGWEDVATCGPFYLSEVNQREYTLEKNEGYPYADRINWPTIKAEYIEGAQSKRTALVEGHLDASGSVSMPERTLSALPEEMVEFRHEVPSGASFNVHIGDGNFSDVRARQAIQHVIDRQAITEAVSGETVIEASPIEIPGAMGGIDEILSDEFLSSLNKYEPDQERATQLLEDAGFSKEGGTWMTPDGNEWSFRIQTDASVPHMETLMVNQLQSFGIQAELYTQDSAVLQQNKESGSYDMAPGSWGGEAHSALAFFWWIPQNPVQRGIHGIWTDEQVQQWGEEVEPVNIDENGYAHNFQAEHLKDYFTIEAPPVGEPDGELQEYDTAWAAMMLDWGYRLEDRSYEELLEELAWIYNWYVPEFPIHKQKAQKFHNTSKWIVPPEDQEKKWYRGPKSLINSGHISAKPE, from the coding sequence ATGGGCCTCGGCAACGACGGCAACGGCGGTGGGACCCACAGCAGCTACATGTCCCCCGAGGAGCGAGAAAACCTCGACTTCGTCGAGCAGGAGTATCGGATCGCCCACTCCAACGACATCGATCCGAGCGAGCTCTCGCTCAACATGAGCAAGTGGCAGGTGTACCCGTGGGGTATTCGAGCCCTCCTCGAGGGTGCCGATTACTACGAAACCCTCTACGAAGATGGGTACAACGGCGTCATCATCGACAACGTCGAGGTGTCGCCGGGATCGGTCACGGTAACGGTCCATGAGGATGCCGCGTGGAGCAACGGCGATCAGATCACGGGTAAGCACGTTCGGAACCACGTGCTCCGAAGCATCTTCATGCGGGTCAGCTCCCCGCGAAACGAGGTCCAATCGCCCAGCGAGGTCGGCGCGCCGATGCTGCTGGTCCGGTCGCCGACCGACGACGGCGGCGATTGGCGCCAAGACGCGATCGAGGTCGACGGCAAGTCGGTCACGTTCAAGACCAAGGAGGGCTGGTACGGCGAGCAGTGCCCGTGGACCGAGGACACGCTCAAGCGTGAGTTCTACGGTGCAGTGCCGGAGATGCCCGTTTACAACCAGATCTTCGAGGACTTCATGAGCCTCGAAGATCCGTTCGGCGAGAACTTCAGCGAGGTCGAATCCCTGCGTTCTCAGTATCGCAACATGGATGTCGGCTGGGAGGATGTCGCCACCTGCGGCCCCTTCTACCTCTCGGAGGTCAACCAGCGCGAGTACACGCTCGAGAAAAACGAGGGGTATCCCTACGCGGACCGGATCAACTGGCCGACGATCAAAGCCGAGTACATCGAGGGCGCCCAATCCAAACGCACTGCGCTCGTCGAAGGGCACCTCGACGCAAGCGGTAGCGTCTCCATGCCCGAACGGACGCTTTCGGCGCTGCCCGAAGAGATGGTCGAGTTCCGTCACGAGGTCCCCTCGGGCGCCTCGTTCAACGTCCACATCGGCGACGGCAACTTCAGCGACGTTCGGGCCCGACAGGCGATCCAGCACGTGATCGACCGACAGGCGATCACCGAGGCCGTCTCCGGTGAGACGGTGATCGAGGCCTCGCCGATCGAGATCCCCGGTGCCATGGGCGGCATCGACGAGATTCTCAGCGACGAGTTCCTCAGCTCGCTGAACAAGTACGAACCCGACCAAGAGCGTGCGACCCAACTGCTCGAAGACGCCGGGTTCTCGAAGGAAGGCGGCACTTGGATGACGCCCGACGGCAACGAGTGGAGCTTCCGCATCCAGACCGACGCGTCCGTCCCGCACATGGAGACGCTGATGGTCAATCAGCTCCAGAGCTTCGGCATTCAGGCCGAGCTGTACACGCAGGACAGCGCCGTCCTGCAGCAGAACAAGGAGTCCGGCAGCTACGATATGGCGCCGGGTAGTTGGGGCGGCGAGGCTCACTCCGCGCTCGCGTTCTTCTGGTGGATTCCCCAGAACCCGGTCCAGCGCGGCATCCACGGCATCTGGACCGACGAACAGGTCCAGCAGTGGGGCGAGGAGGTCGAGCCGGTCAACATCGACGAGAACGGCTACGCCCACAACTTCCAAGCCGAGCATCTCAAGGACTACTTCACGATCGAGGCGCCGCCGGTCGGTGAGCCCGACGGCGAACTGCAGGAGTACGACACCGCGTGGGCGGCGATGATGCTCGACTGGGGCTACCGTCTGGAGGACCGCAGCTACGAAGAGCTGCTCGAGGAACTGGCGTGGATCTACAACTGGTACGTTCCGGAGTTCCCGATCCACAAGCAGAAGGCCCAGAAGTTCCACAACACGAGCAAGTGGATCGTTCCCCCGGAAGACCAAGAGAAGAAGTGGTACCGCGGGCCCAAATCGCTGATCAACTCCGGTCACATCAGCGCGAAGCCCGAATAA
- a CDS encoding ABC transporter permease, with translation MPGGPEDYLRSNIRNNPQRYGLEPRPTPQEIQRVLNDILITPPDEPLWELYIDYMTGVVQGDFGISYVVEPGAPVMQLIAEAAPWTIFLSSISMVYGLFVGIILGTVMAYYEGTKFDLGMTASMLFNSAIPYYVAAILLLYLFAYQFQWFPRGGRMAPNTTPGFNLPFIRGVFYHAALPSLSMIVTGFGGGALGMRANAIRILGSDYIRVARLRGLSAYKISTRYLGRNAILPMYTGIVIGIGGILGGSVILETIFSYSGMGLLMFEATVARDFPLLTANIVIGTLFFVVGTLVADFTYALIDPRAEQSSMG, from the coding sequence ATGCCCGGTGGGCCGGAGGACTACCTCCGGTCGAACATCCGCAACAATCCACAGCGGTACGGCCTCGAGCCTCGCCCGACGCCGCAGGAGATCCAACGCGTTCTCAACGACATCCTGATCACGCCGCCGGACGAACCGCTCTGGGAACTGTACATCGACTACATGACCGGCGTCGTGCAGGGCGACTTCGGCATCTCGTACGTCGTCGAGCCCGGCGCACCGGTGATGCAACTGATCGCCGAGGCGGCGCCGTGGACCATCTTCCTGTCGTCGATCTCGATGGTCTACGGGCTGTTCGTCGGGATCATCCTCGGCACGGTCATGGCCTACTACGAGGGCACGAAGTTCGACCTCGGGATGACCGCGTCGATGCTGTTCAACTCCGCCATCCCCTACTACGTCGCCGCAATCTTGCTGCTGTACCTGTTCGCCTACCAGTTCCAGTGGTTCCCCCGCGGCGGTCGGATGGCGCCGAACACGACGCCGGGCTTTAACCTCCCGTTCATACGCGGCGTGTTCTATCACGCCGCGTTGCCGAGCTTATCGATGATCGTCACCGGGTTCGGGGGTGGTGCCCTCGGGATGCGCGCGAACGCGATCCGCATCCTCGGCTCGGACTACATCCGGGTCGCCCGTCTGCGTGGGCTCTCGGCGTACAAAATCTCGACGCGCTACCTCGGACGCAACGCCATCCTGCCGATGTACACGGGCATCGTCATCGGGATCGGCGGCATCCTCGGCGGCTCGGTCATCTTGGAGACGATCTTCTCGTACTCCGGGATGGGGCTGTTGATGTTCGAGGCGACAGTCGCTCGGGACTTCCCGCTCCTGACGGCCAACATCGTCATCGGGACGCTGTTTTTCGTCGTCGGGACGCTGGTCGCGGACTTCACGTACGCGCTGATCGACCCGCGCGCAGAGCAGTCGAGCATGGGGTGA
- a CDS encoding ABC transporter permease: MGTDDTTYDGEESSPFTSQAEYDATAADVFEELIEVWVVAPMKVIWNDIRGRFGILIIAIYLLMGTVGVAFWPTPSLSQAPRLVQPFENMRYPLGTDAFGQDLLGLMIHSTPAMLKMILSGAIFGGVMGIAVGLVAGYMGGTVDKVLMTVTDTFGSIPGLPLLLILVALIEPTNPWLVGIVLNIQGWAGGSRGIRGQTLALRNKEYVEASRSMGQSTSNVLFKEILPELMPMIVIGFLGGATSIISASVGLYFLGILPYSTQNWGVVLNQAYMQSGALYSLEAAHWLLVPLFTITFLNFGFVLLAQSLDQVFNPRVRARHEARKQSADDGPQGPQNDEFADDAATQVGVQ, from the coding sequence ATGGGAACTGACGACACGACGTACGACGGCGAAGAATCGTCACCGTTCACGTCACAGGCCGAATACGATGCGACGGCGGCCGACGTGTTCGAGGAACTGATCGAGGTCTGGGTGGTCGCGCCGATGAAGGTGATCTGGAACGACATCCGGGGCCGCTTTGGCATCCTGATCATCGCCATCTACCTCCTGATGGGGACCGTCGGCGTCGCGTTCTGGCCGACGCCGAGTCTGAGTCAGGCGCCGCGACTCGTCCAGCCGTTCGAGAACATGCGCTACCCGCTGGGGACCGACGCGTTCGGGCAGGATCTGCTCGGACTGATGATCCACTCGACCCCGGCGATGCTCAAGATGATCCTCTCGGGCGCCATCTTCGGCGGCGTCATGGGCATCGCGGTCGGGCTGGTTGCCGGCTACATGGGTGGCACCGTCGACAAGGTTCTGATGACGGTGACGGACACCTTCGGGTCGATTCCCGGCCTGCCGCTCCTGTTGATTCTGGTCGCCCTGATCGAACCGACCAACCCGTGGCTCGTCGGGATCGTTCTGAACATTCAGGGCTGGGCGGGCGGCTCGCGTGGCATTCGCGGCCAGACACTCGCGCTCCGGAACAAGGAGTACGTCGAGGCGTCCCGATCGATGGGGCAATCGACCTCGAACGTCCTGTTCAAGGAGATTCTTCCCGAGTTGATGCCGATGATCGTCATCGGATTCCTCGGCGGCGCAACCAGCATCATCTCGGCGTCCGTCGGGCTGTACTTCCTCGGGATCCTGCCCTACTCGACGCAGAACTGGGGCGTCGTCCTGAATCAGGCGTACATGCAGTCGGGGGCGCTGTACTCGCTGGAGGCGGCCCACTGGCTGCTGGTGCCCCTGTTTACGATCACGTTCCTCAACTTCGGGTTCGTGTTGCTGGCACAGTCTCTCGACCAGGTGTTCAACCCTCGCGTTCGCGCCCGTCACGAAGCGCGCAAGCAAAGCGCCGACGACGGTCCGCAAGGCCCGCAGAACGACGAGTTCGCCGACGACGCGGCGACTCAAGTCGGGGTGCAGTAA
- a CDS encoding ABC transporter ATP-binding protein → MFEATEATTAEPTSNEDPIIEIRNAHVTFDMSRGQARVLNDIDMDIYRGETLGVAGESGCGKSMFASALLDAVRDPGQLHGEITYYPDEGEPVDILDLAKGDMDRIRWQEIAMVFQGAMSSFNPTTTIRAHFEETLAAHNEDKDEGMERARQLMRDLNLEPDRILDSHQHELSGGQRQRALIALSLVLEPEVLVLDEPTASLDLLMQRTILRLLHEVKEKYDLTLVLISHDLPVISGFADRLGVMYGFEFVEFGETTDVMYNAAHPYTRSLLRATPNLDMPIEDIVTVEGTSPDPVNIPSGCPYHPRCPVADDRCEIEKPDMSDLDEPGHEAACFYTDQAKTSIPVTFGGEDQ, encoded by the coding sequence ATGTTCGAAGCAACTGAAGCGACCACGGCCGAACCGACATCGAACGAAGACCCGATCATCGAGATCCGCAACGCGCACGTCACCTTCGACATGAGCCGCGGACAGGCGCGCGTGCTCAACGACATCGACATGGACATCTACCGCGGCGAGACGCTCGGCGTCGCCGGCGAGAGCGGCTGTGGCAAGTCCATGTTCGCCTCCGCGTTGCTCGATGCCGTTCGTGATCCCGGACAGCTCCACGGCGAGATCACGTACTACCCCGACGAGGGAGAACCGGTCGACATCCTCGATCTCGCAAAAGGCGACATGGACCGCATCCGCTGGCAGGAGATCGCCATGGTGTTCCAAGGGGCGATGAGCTCGTTCAATCCGACGACGACGATCCGCGCGCACTTCGAGGAGACCCTCGCAGCGCACAACGAGGATAAAGACGAGGGCATGGAGCGCGCCCGACAGCTCATGCGCGATCTCAACCTCGAACCGGATCGTATCCTCGATTCCCACCAGCACGAACTGAGCGGCGGGCAGCGCCAGCGCGCCCTGATCGCGTTGAGTCTGGTCTTGGAACCGGAAGTGCTCGTCCTCGACGAGCCGACCGCCTCGCTGGACTTGCTCATGCAGCGGACGATCCTCCGCTTGCTCCACGAGGTCAAAGAGAAGTACGACCTGACGCTCGTGCTCATCAGCCACGACCTGCCGGTCATCTCCGGCTTCGCTGACCGACTCGGCGTGATGTACGGCTTCGAGTTCGTCGAGTTCGGCGAGACGACCGACGTGATGTACAACGCAGCCCACCCCTACACCCGATCGCTGCTTCGCGCGACGCCGAACCTCGACATGCCGATCGAGGACATCGTCACGGTCGAGGGGACGAGTCCCGATCCGGTGAACATCCCGTCTGGCTGTCCGTACCACCCGCGGTGTCCGGTCGCCGACGATCGCTGCGAGATCGAGAAGCCGGACATGAGCGACCTCGACGAACCCGGCCACGAGGCCGCGTGCTTCTACACCGATCAGGCGAAAACGTCGATTCCCGTCACCTTCGGAGGTGAAGACCAATGA
- a CDS encoding ABC transporter ATP-binding protein, with the protein MSKTVDDPLLSLEDVSVEFKDEPLIEQALPDNIVERFGLGESPVKALDDVTVELAEEDALVLVGESGSGKSTLGRTAIGLQESTEGSVKYDGYDIDAVREGEHAGEVYFEDIRRALQIVHQDPGSALNPYRTVKSTLSQPLKLWYPDLDLNDRRERIRRMLQTTGITPAEEYMERYPHELSGGEQQRVAIIRAMLVEPDVILLDEVVSALDVSLRVDVMDLLLELQDMFGTSYIFISHNLTNARYFADKADGRVAVMYLGNIVEIGSVEEVIGDPSHPYTKILKWASLPLDPMEGRETIPEESPIMMEDPPDPADPPSGCPFHEACPKAREACRNEEPELLSADDDTDRLVSCFREDEHHEYWNSEPIHDEERDIPL; encoded by the coding sequence ATGAGCAAGACTGTCGACGACCCGCTCCTCTCGCTGGAGGATGTCAGCGTCGAGTTCAAGGACGAACCGCTCATCGAACAGGCCCTACCCGATAACATCGTCGAGCGCTTCGGACTGGGCGAGTCGCCGGTCAAGGCCCTCGACGACGTTACCGTCGAACTCGCCGAGGAGGACGCGCTCGTGCTGGTCGGCGAGAGCGGCAGCGGCAAATCCACGCTCGGCCGGACGGCGATCGGCCTGCAGGAATCGACCGAGGGGTCGGTCAAGTACGACGGGTACGACATCGACGCCGTTCGCGAGGGCGAACACGCCGGCGAGGTCTATTTCGAGGACATTCGCCGTGCGCTCCAGATCGTCCATCAGGACCCCGGGTCTGCGCTGAATCCCTACCGGACGGTCAAGTCGACGCTGTCCCAGCCGCTCAAGCTCTGGTACCCCGACCTCGACCTGAACGACAGGCGAGAACGCATCCGCCGGATGCTACAGACCACCGGTATCACGCCCGCAGAGGAGTACATGGAGCGATACCCCCACGAGCTCAGCGGCGGCGAGCAACAGCGCGTCGCCATTATCCGTGCGATGCTCGTCGAGCCAGACGTAATCCTGCTCGACGAGGTCGTCAGCGCGCTCGACGTGTCGCTCCGAGTCGACGTCATGGACCTGCTGTTGGAACTGCAGGACATGTTCGGCACCTCCTACATCTTCATCTCGCACAACCTCACGAACGCGCGGTACTTCGCCGACAAGGCCGACGGACGGGTCGCGGTGATGTACCTCGGAAACATCGTCGAGATCGGGAGCGTCGAGGAGGTAATCGGCGATCCGAGCCATCCCTACACCAAGATCCTGAAGTGGGCGTCGCTCCCGCTCGATCCGATGGAGGGACGCGAGACGATTCCCGAGGAATCACCGATCATGATGGAAGACCCGCCGGATCCAGCCGACCCGCCAAGCGGCTGTCCGTTCCACGAGGCCTGTCCGAAAGCCCGTGAGGCCTGCCGGAACGAGGAGCCGGAACTGCTCTCGGCAGACGACGACACTGACCGCCTCGTGTCCTGCTTCCGCGAAGATGAGCACCACGAGTACTGGAACAGCGAACCGATCCACGACGAGGAACGGGACATCCCGCTGTAA
- a CDS encoding Yip1 family protein — protein sequence MVGIGLGAQESLIQRRVDRRGAALEAIVVILCGLLGAAGFAYFALEMYSALEAPLPYTNYTLIGIVLGPMLTVFGIWVLYTVAAHLVANFLGGRGPISRALRVTGWAIMPIGVWMLLRSIVIVALFYSVDFPPSPEGISPEAQVQNVMELGLESPAYFATFLVGLVFVAWSWRLLAVGIENAKEVSRDKARKIAAVPAVIVGLYLLQSGLQWWTPF from the coding sequence ATGGTCGGAATCGGACTCGGAGCCCAGGAATCGCTGATTCAGCGCCGGGTGGACCGACGCGGAGCCGCACTGGAGGCGATCGTCGTCATCCTCTGTGGCCTGCTCGGTGCCGCCGGGTTTGCGTACTTCGCGCTGGAAATGTACTCGGCGCTCGAAGCGCCGCTGCCGTACACGAACTACACGCTGATCGGGATCGTTCTCGGCCCGATGCTCACCGTCTTCGGCATCTGGGTGCTGTACACCGTTGCGGCCCATCTGGTCGCTAACTTCCTCGGCGGCCGCGGACCTATTAGCCGCGCGCTGCGTGTCACCGGCTGGGCGATCATGCCGATCGGCGTCTGGATGCTGCTCCGATCGATCGTCATCGTCGCGCTGTTCTACAGCGTCGACTTCCCGCCGAGCCCCGAGGGAATCTCCCCGGAAGCACAGGTTCAAAACGTCATGGAACTCGGTCTGGAGAGCCCGGCGTACTTTGCGACCTTCCTCGTTGGGCTGGTGTTCGTCGCGTGGAGTTGGCGGCTGCTCGCCGTCGGCATCGAGAACGCAAAGGAAGTCTCACGGGACAAGGCCCGCAAGATCGCGGCGGTGCCGGCCGTCATCGTCGGCCTCTACCTGCTCCAGTCCGGGCTTCAGTGGTGGACGCCGTTCTGA